The DNA window AATACCGTTGGAAAGAAAAAACAAGACTCTAATGTTAAGTGTTAACCCTACCTACAAAATCAGCACCTACTAGTGGGAGACGAAGAAGAATTAGATCTAGATCTACTTTTCAAGTTCTTAGCAACACTTGGACTATTGTCTTCGAATTTGTTAAGTCCTATGCGTTTCTCTAAAATGTGTCCATACACATGGAGAATCGTGAGTTGGGAATAAGTTAAAAGATTCACGGCTAAGTACACACCCGAACGTGGAGAAATTGCTAGTCACTACTATCCTTTGGTGAATCAAAATGTATTCAACCAAATCacatttaatttatgtattctaTGTGAATCTTCATAAATCCAAAATATACACGTAAGCGAATTAATTCACATAGTCACCTAAATAGATACGAATAGAGATCCGTTTGTTTAGTAGCATTTCCATTGCAAAACCCCAACACCATCATTATCTTATAAACTTTTGTCGAACAGTCGTGTTACAAAAGAATTGAACTGTACACAGCTGATGCAACCTCACTTTTGTTTTTTACAAAATATCAAGACATAGGAGATTATTGAACATGACTCTGAACGAAATAAATTGTACTGCATGGATGATATGATATAGCTCAAAAAGACATCTCATATCTTAACCATATTTTGCCTTTATATTTTTACCAGAGCTACAACTCGTCTTTTACATCTGTTGTCAAAAACTTCATCTGCAACCCATCACTAGTCTACACAGTGTCGAGATTATATAGTGTCTCACGATTATCCATCCACCTTAACCTCTATGCAGCTACTCTTTTACCCTAAAACCGAGTCATTTTTGTTAGAACGCTCTACAAGAAgagcaaaatcaaatatttacCTAAAAAAACTGCAGCCAGAGCAGGAGACAAGGAAGGAAATAGCAAATAGTACATGAAATAGTAAGCTTAAAATGTTAATGACTTGACTTCAATTTCAATTGCACTAAGAATTTGGCTTTCAAATAATCCACCTCATCACAAAAACCATGAGCGAGCAAATATGATGCTGCTAGTTTCATTTTTCAAAACAGAAAAGATTCATTCCGATGACAGAAACTGGTTTGTCAACCAAGTTGAACACCTCAAAAAATATTTGCTTATTCAGAATCCGATCGTTCTCTTCATTTCTCAGAAATCAGATGCTAAAATCTATCGTTTCCATAAGCGACCCTGTTGTTTTTGCCCTTGCATACGCCTGCAGCACATATTTCCATCAGTGCATTGAACACCAACAAAATGTGAAATGACAACATGAAACACCTTGCccatacaataaattaaaatatactatagtaATTTGTAACAAAGTCATAATGGAATATAAATGAGTAATAGTAATTATACATTATATATACCGAGATTAGCAGAATATAGAAGCTGTAGTACACATATATGACTATTAAACTTCACTAATCGCTACTTAAAGTGGTGAGATATTACCATAAACCAGTATTTCAGAAGATGCAACATTCATTTGGGAAAATAATATTCCTCGACTACCAATCGTCCTACCTCAACCTCAATCCAAAAAAGAAATGGGGAAAAAAGAACTAGAGGAGGAAATTTGATTGGTAATGGAAAAAAGgaagggaaaaagaaaaaaaactgacCTTTGATGCTCTTTGGATCTTTCAATAAACTCGTTGGCAACATCACGCCCTTGGTATGAGGTTAGAACAGTTCTGATGTCAGCTGGTCTGTGCTTAGCAACATCTGCACTCAAACAAATTAAACTACATTTTCCAACAGAAGTGGAAAATGGGTAGAAAACTGTATATTAAATGCTTACATTCAAGAAATGGAATGAGATCTACAAGTGCAGTATCTTCCTGTTCTCCTTGCCACGGTTTTACTTGAACAGAGTTTTCAGGCTGAAGGCTACTTTCAAGTGCATGACCACTAATATATATAACCTTAGCAGGATCCCGATTCAGTATTGATAGGTCCTATAGAAAGATTAcgtcagaaaaaaaaacaatattctACCTATGAAATAATATCCAGAGTATTGCGACTAAAACAATGAAAACCAAGTAAGCTTGCAAGCATAAAATAGCTTGTCAATAAGGGAGAGATGGATTCTTTTCATAAAATCTTCACCATGAGCAGAATTAAACTCAGATGCAATGTTCTCATGATGCTAAATTGCATTCACAAATCAATAGTAGCAGTTCTAAGTCTTATATAGCAAACATAGTACCCATCAATAATGTATTCTTACAATGTAATCTTAATTGATTACAAACAGCAACTCACATTGTTGATTCTATGCTCCTTGCTTCTTTAGCAACAAGCCTGACAGAAACAACTCAACAATGTATAGTGACGGCTACTATTTTCAGCAAGAAAAAGAGGGAGTGAtggaaaatggtgaaaaatgaAGCCAACACTCAATAAATTGacacaaagaaaaagaagtgaATTGCTAGCTATTCAGTCTGCCCAAGTGTTGCATGATAATAACCAAGAAGGAAATGAATTGTCTGGCATTTCGGTAACATTATgtgtaaataaaattacaatagatgtctaaagtaaaagtgaaTAGATGTACCCTATAGTGCTTGCCATCAACATATTTTGTTTCACCCCTGGAAAGCCTATACCGGATACAGTGCTTTGTATCCAATCTTTCAACAACAGGATCCACATACTGTGATTTTGAGGACAGATGCAACAAGTTccataataaacaaaaaaatgttaGCAATATATAGGAGGTGAAAGTAACAATGTCttttatttatctaaaaaaaaaagtaaaagctTACCATATTTAGTTGGTCAGAGTATactataatttcataaaattgagcTAAATACTCGAGAAAAGCATCAACACCAGGCCTCTTAAATGTTCTCCACCCTCGGTCACGCTTCAAAAAACACAATCAGGAAAATGCAGTGGTTAGTATATGTACACCATCAGAATTTCATCAAGAAAATAATTGGAAACCAATGACATATTTTTGTCtacttatataaatatatagtgGATGATCATAGACTTATAGTAAAAACACCCCATACCGCACCCCCCACAAAAATGGAATTATGAATGATGCTTCTCTACATGCAATTGCAGATTAGTGCTTCTTTATGCATACAATATTGCTTCTTTTATGTCAATATTTCTTTATACACACAATTATGATTCTTTTATCAATGATTCTATATGCATCCAATGATACAATAATGGTTCTTTTATGTATGCTTTTTCATACATACAATAATACTTCTTCGATGTTAATGTTTTTGCATTACATAATTCTATTTATGACAACTGTGGATCATACAAAGGTTTATTTGATCCTCTCCCTATATGTATATGGATATCTTACAACAAAATTACGGACGTTACGTAGCAACCAAATTAATGACAAGAACAATGTATGATTAGACATAATGTAAATGTAATCAGTGCATATTCACCTATGAGGCAATAAATGTGACCATCAAGCAAAATAGTTGAAGAAAAAGCACACAGATGTTACCTTCCAATCAGAGTATATCAATGTCTCATTCAAATCTAGAACAAGGGTAAAAATATGCTGCTCCAAAGGGTGCAAATCAGGGAGAAGCTTATCTGATGTTGGTTCGGTGAAACCCTGAAACAAATTGACCAGATATTCAAAGAATCTTTAAGTTGGTCAGAGATTCAAACAAAGTAATGATCTCTCGCACTCAAACGTGAAAATCTAAAATTATGACCTTAATGTGTTCTTCAGCTAACCTCCTCAAATCAAGGTAAACATCAACTAATTTAGCAGGACCTGTAATACACAATTTCAAAATGAAACAACCAGTGAAATTAAGACATAATCTTCAGGAATATTACTGAAACTAATTGATTAAGACCAGATGTAACAAACTATTATATCTTATCCAGTTACAATAGTACTACAAAAGAAGACCTTCAAAAGAAAACCACTTCACCTGACATTGTTGCAGCATGTAGATAAGCTTGAAATTTCTGCAGAAATAATTTGGTACATGGATTACAGATTGTTAGTTCATGCCTCTTGATTTTCAGCATATCAGGAAGAAACTGAATCTCAAATTTTAAGAGTAATAATCCAAATAGCCCAAGGGCACTCAGGAGAAGATCATGGGCACATGAGTAGTAAGTTTTCAGATCAAGGAAATTGCTACCCTTGCTATTTCCCCAAATCTCATAACATCTCATTTTCTGATCAATCTCTAGAGTCTAGGGTGGGCATCAGTAGTTGGACCAGAGCA is part of the Salvia splendens isolate huo1 chromosome 6, SspV2, whole genome shotgun sequence genome and encodes:
- the LOC121806282 gene encoding mitochondrial import inner membrane translocase subunit TIM50-like, encoding MSAISRKCARLNSIISRSRSNRPFSTSAANDAPRDSLISASLLIDQTPQPPSGPPPVAEAPNSSWAFLKYGLVAALTGGVATSAYATYAYTTDEVDEKTKGFRASAKYTVGDDATSLDKFQAYLHAATMSGPAKLVDVYLDLRRLAEEHIKGFTEPTSDKLLPDLHPLEQHIFTLVLDLNETLIYSDWKRDRGWRTFKRPGVDAFLEYLAQFYEIIVYSDQLNMYVDPVVERLDTKHCIRYRLSRGETKYVDGKHYRDLSILNRDPAKVIYISGHALESSLQPENSVQVKPWQGEQEDTALVDLIPFLEYVAKHRPADIRTVLTSYQGRDVANEFIERSKEHQRRMQGQKQQGRLWKR